The following proteins come from a genomic window of Alnus glutinosa chromosome 10, dhAlnGlut1.1, whole genome shotgun sequence:
- the LOC133878983 gene encoding RGG repeats nuclear RNA binding protein A-like, protein MKCKVVLGNGNIGMQIFLKQYIIFFGVQCLCQRECFTDTLIFFFSFSVTKRDIIVKKRQPEWQEQGQGRGSGRSGPGGNGYGRSFGGADGYQHNNGGRNDYQRNNRGSDGYRRNNGGGNNENTEGENDFQRNDGADAGNADGGDWQEQGQGQGHRRGGGGRGRGRGRGRGRGRGFNQSNEFGSESQDVASNYQIEKQGPEGNDDGSWEQNEGKMQGSEAQYDERPRNVNRGFGGDRRGYGGGNRGFRGQEGRSYDRKNGMDNRRGEQSNDSEVKENISGDMGNAVKVDNYSGGAEWDVPVTTEGPADAVHEQDKLEAQDNSEKKAKNTDEDDEKEMTLEEYEKVLFEKRKALEALRTTEERKVTLDKDLESMQLVERKKDDSLFIQLKSEKEKLKKKGSLEKDDKVRKSMNINEFLKPAEGEQPVAARGHGGRGRGRGRGGRGESRGEFLGRRRQAEADPAPSFEDPNQFPVLGGAVKV, encoded by the exons AGAGTGTTTCACTGATACgctcatcttctttttttcattttcagttACAAAAAGAGATATTATAGTTAAAAAACGGCAGCCAGAGTGGCAGGAGCAGGGCCAGGGTCGGGGTTCTGGAAGGTCTGGGCCAGGTGGGAATGGTTATGGACGGAGTTTTGGAGGAGCTGATGGCTATCAGCACAATAATGGAGGACGGAATGATTATCAGCGGAATAATAGAGGGTCGGATGGCTATCGGCGCAATAATGGAGGGGGAAATAATGAGAATACTGAAGGGGAAAATGACTTCCAGAGGAATGATGGAGCTGATGCTGGAAATGCAGATGGGGGTGATTGGCAGGAGCAGGGGCAGGGGCAGGGACATCGGCGTGGTGgtggagggagagggagagggagagggagaggccGTGGTAGAGGAAGGGGATTCAATCAAAGTAATGAGTTTGGAAGTGAGAGCCAGGATGTTGCGAGCAATTATCAAATTGAGAAGCAGGGACCTGAAGGAAATGATGATGGTAGTTGGGAGCAGAATGAGGGTAAAATGCAAGGAAGTGAGGCTCAATATGATGAGAGGCCAAGAAATGTGAATCGGGGCTTTGGTGGTGACAGGAGAGGGTATGGTGGGGGAAATCGTGGTTTCAGGGGCCAAGAGGGCCGCTCTTATGATAGAAAAAATGGAATGGATAATAGAAGGGGTGAACAATCAAATGATTCTGAAGTGAAGGAAAACATTAGTGGTGATATGGGGAATGCAGTGAAAGTTGATAACTACAGTGGTGGAGCTGAGTG GGATGTTCCTGTGACTACTGAAGGACCTGCTGATGCAGTGCATGAACAGGACAAGCTTGAAGCTCAAGATAATTCTGAAAAGAAGGCCAAAAATACtgatgaggatgatgagaaA GAAATGACACTGGAAGAATATGAGAAGGTGCTCTTTGAAAAGAGGAAGGCTTTGGAAGCATTAAGAACGACTGAGGAAAGAAAGGTCACACTTGATAAGGATCTGGAGTCTATGCAACTTgttgagagaaagaaagatgacAGCCTTTTCATCCAGCTG AAGTCTGAGAAGGAGAAGCTTAAGAAGAAAGGTAGCCTTGAAAAGGATGACAAAGTTCGGAAG TCGATGAACATCAATGAATTCCTGAAACCAGCTGAAGGCGAACAGCCTGTTGCTGCTCGTGGACATGGTGGTCGAGGTCGTGGGCGTGGGCGTGGGGGCCGCGGTGAGTCTAGGGGAGAATTTCTGGGCCGGCGACGTCAGGCGGAGGCTGATCCTGCACCTAGCTTTGAGGATCCTAACCAATTTCCTGTTCTGGGAGGAGCAGTTAAAGTCTGA
- the LOC133880251 gene encoding uncharacterized protein LOC133880251, with translation MAEFARAKRVTDPLDEKVRARLVGEDQTQLSYASSGSEHSTGDDSPCLSELVHGFLENDCEADSRDDDHDYSKRLDSASDLRGEVEDMLRSTAGDNAVDSYRNLLVAHVSEAAETFSRLRSNRNAFRRSVMAFLRKLGHNAAICKTKWDSSGGLTAGSYEFIDVVQPGSSTWHPTRYLVDLDFAAQFEIARPTDQYSTLLRSLPRVFVVRSEELKKVVRVMCNVVKRTLRSRELSVPPWRKNRYMQNKWFGPYRRTTNLVPENTVRTVTLPVGGAKCKFVGFDDAVSDVSVSHRVFFVRTR, from the coding sequence ATGGCGGAGTTTGCTAGGGCTAAGCGAGTTACTGACCCGCTCGACGAGAAGGTCAGAGCTCGGCTCGTCGGCGAAGATCAAACCCAACTCAGTTATGCCAGCAGCGGCAGCGAGCACTCGACAGGTGACGACTCACCCTGCCTCTCCGAGCTCGTCCACGGTTTCCTCGAGAACGATTGCGAGGCTGACTCCCGCGATGACGATCATGACTACTCCAAGCGACTCGACTCAGCGTCCGACCTTCGCGGGGAGGTGGAAGATATGCTTAGATCAACTGCTGGAGACAATGCCGTGGACTCGTACCGAAACTTGCTCGTGGCTCACGTTTCAGAGGCGGCGGAGACGTTCTCGCGGCTGAGATCGAACCGAAACGCGTTCCGACGAAGCGTGATGGCGTTTCTGCGTAAGCTGGGCCACAATGCCGCGATCTGCAAGACCAAGTGGGACTCCTCAGGGGGGCTCACCGCCGGGAGCTACGAGTTCATTGACGTGGTCCAACCAGGCTCCTCCACGTGGCACCCCACCCGGTACCTCGTCGACCTCGACTTCGCCGCACAGTTCGAGATCGCCCGGCCGACGGACCAGTACTCGACGCTTCTGCGCTCTCTGCCGAGGGTCTTCGTCGTCCGTAGCGAGGAGCTGAAGAAGGTGGTGAGGGTTATGTGCAACGTGGTGAAGAGAACGCTGAGGAGCAGGGAGCTCTCCGTTCCTCCGTGGAGGAAGAACCGCTACATGCAAAACAAGTGGTTCGGACCGTACCGCCGGACCACGAATCTGGTCCCGGAGAATACAGTCCGTACAGTTACACTTCCGGTGGGCGGTGCAAAATGCAAGTTCGTCGGGTTCGACGACGCCGTTTCCGACGTCAGTGTCAGCCACCGCGTCTTCTTCGTCCGCACCAGATGA
- the LOC133879871 gene encoding uncharacterized protein LOC133879871 — protein MAEFARAKRVTDPLDEKVRARLVGEDQTQLSYASSGSEHSTGDDSPCLSELVHGFLENDCEADSRDDDHDYSKRLDSASDLRGEVEDMLRSTAGDNAVDSYRNLLVGHVSEAAVTFSRLRSNRNAFRRSVMAFLRELGHNAAICKTKWDSSGGLTAGSYEFIDVVQPGSSTWHPTRYLVDLDFAAQFEIARPTDQYSTLLRSLPRVFVVRSEELKKVVRVMCNVVKRTLRSRELSVPPWRKNRYMQNKWFGPYRRTTNLVPENTVRTVTLPVGGAKCKFVGFDDPVSDVGVSHHGFLVRTR, from the coding sequence ATGGCGGAGTTTGCTAGGGCTAAGCGAGTTACTGACCCGCTCGACGAGAAGGTCAGAGCTCGGCTCGTCGGCGAAGATCAAACCCAACTCAGTTATGCCAGCAGCGGCAGCGAGCACTCGACCGGTGACGACTCACCCTGCCTCTCCGAGCTCGTCCACGGTTTCCTCGAGAACGATTGCGAGGCTGACTCCCGCGATGACGATCATGACTACTCCAAGCGACTCGACTCAGCGTCCGACCTTCGCGGGGAGGTGGAAGATATGCTTAGATCAACGGCCGGAGACAATGCCGTGGACTCGTACAGAAACTTGCTCGTGGGTCACGTTTCGGAGGCGGCGGTGACGTTCTCGCGGCTGAGATCGAACCGAAACGCGTTCCGACGAAGCGTGATGGCGTTTCTGCGTGAGCTGGGCCACAATGCCGCGATCTGCAAGACCAAGTGGGACTCCTCAGGGGGGCTCACCGCCGGGAGCTACGAGTTCATTGACGTGGTCCAACCGGGCTCCTCTACGTGGCACCCCACCCGGTACCTCGTCGACCTCGACTTCGCCGCACAGTTCGAGATCGCTCGGCCGACAGACCAGTACTCGACGCTTCTACGCTCTCTGCCGAGGGTTTTCGTCGTCCGTAGCGAGGAGCTGAAGAAGGTGGTGAGGGTTATGTGCAACGTGGTGAAGAGAACGCTGAGGAGCAGGGAGCTCTCCGTTCCTCCGTGGAGGAAGAACCGCTACATGCAAAACAAGTGGTTCGGACCGTACCGCCGGACCACGAATCTGGTCCCGGAGAATACAGTCCGTACAGTTACACTTCCGGTGGGCGGTGCAAAATGCAAGTTCGTCGGGTTCGACGACCCCGTTTCCGACGTCGGTGTCAGCCACCACGGCTTCCTCGTCCGCACCAGATGA